The genome window TTTGGTTGTATCGTATTCGTATTTTCCGTTTTCTTTCTTAACCCGAATGGCGTTCTTACCTAATTTGTAAGTAACCATAAAGGAACCGTAACCGTATTTATCCAGTGAAGAAGACCCTTTGCGAGCAAGTGTGTTATCGAAAGACCCACGGCTACCTACTTGGTCGTAAACGCTTGAGTTGTCGCCACCAATGGTTGCATCCAGGCGTTCGGTGTTAACGTGGTTGATCCGGAAATCAAGACCGATGTCAAAACGAGGGCTGATTTCATAATGAATAGCCGCTCCGATTGGAATCACCCAGTCCGCTTCGTAACCCGCTGGTGTCACAGTACCATCGCCAGCGTTGTGTTTTGTAAAGCGCTGAACACGGCCTGAACCTAATTGATAGGCGGTAGATTTAAAGCGCAGAACGCCTATACCCGTATAGCCATCAATTTTCCAGTGCTTCATTTTGTTAGGACCGAACAGTAGGCTTTTCAGGTTGACAGAACCGGTCAGGTCTACTTGTTGGTAGTTGGAGCGGAAATACGAGAAATACTGCCGGCGCTTCATACCTGCCAGATTTCCGAGGTTGGCGCCCAGCTGGAGTCCAAATAGGTGCGATAATTGTTTTCCTACGGCTGCTCCGACGAACCATGTTCCCCGTTCGCTGTAACTATCGGAATTGGTATTACCTACCGGATAGAAATCATATTCCCTCAGGTCTCCGAAAAATTGGGTAGGGCCACCGTGAATGGATACAGACCAGGTGTTCATTTTCGCAGGCCCCTCATACGAGGCTTTCGGGTTATATTGGGCGAAAGCACTGGCCGATGCCAACAAGCCCAACCCCATTGCCTTCACAAACAGGGATACTTTTTTCATACTTATCAGGTTATTGTTTGGTAGTTGAATCTGAATAGTGTGGTTAGTGGACATATGTCAAGGTTGACGTAAGTTCCGAACATTAGCCGCAAAGCTAAATCTTTTCGTTTAGTTTACAAACAAGATACTTCTAGCTTTGTTTGTGCCAATATATCTAAAATTATTATTTTAAAATCTCTTTAGTCCTACAATCAGAGGCGTTGCATTACTTTTCTGACTATACGGCTCTTCCATTCCACAAATGTGCCGGTTTGAATATGCGCTCTGGCCTGGCGAACCAGCCAAAGATAAAAAGTCAGGTTATGCAGACTGGCAATTTGCGCAGCCAGCAACTCTTCCGCTTTTATCAGGTGTCTAAGGTACGCTTTCGAATAATATGTACTAGCATAGCCACCCAATTCTTCGTCGATCGAGCTAAAATCATCTTTCCATTTTTCATTCTTGATGTTAATGATTCCCTGAGTTGTGAATAAAATGCCGTGGCGGGCATTTCGGGTAGGCATTACACAGTCAAACATATCAACACCAAGCGCAATTGCCTCCAGAATGTTTTCAGGTGTCCCGACTCCCATTAGGTAACGGGGCTTATCAGCGGGCAAAATTCCATTCACGATCTCAAGCATCTCGTACATTTCTTCGGCGGGTTCGCC of Tellurirhabdus bombi contains these proteins:
- a CDS encoding OmpA family protein; the encoded protein is MKKVSLFVKAMGLGLLASASAFAQYNPKASYEGPAKMNTWSVSIHGGPTQFFGDLREYDFYPVGNTNSDSYSERGTWFVGAAVGKQLSHLFGLQLGANLGNLAGMKRRQYFSYFRSNYQQVDLTGSVNLKSLLFGPNKMKHWKIDGYTGIGVLRFKSTAYQLGSGRVQRFTKHNAGDGTVTPAGYEADWVIPIGAAIHYEISPRFDIGLDFRINHVNTERLDATIGGDNSSVYDQVGSRGSFDNTLARKGSSSLDKYGYGSFMVTYKLGKNAIRVKKENGKYEYDTTKGTYHLRWTDPRNLIKPPVILTLEQIDSVAKANRPKDIDPRLLLDSDNDGVSDYFDRQPNTPAGSIVSGAGEAIDFDKYVSAALPGIACAEIFANVQFDTDKNIIKPQYYEMLNKVVELLNKTQCRLQLSGHADRRASDRYNIALSRRRVEAVRNYLVKAGLNDANRIVIDAFGSFKPIGDTSRNGLQKNRRVELRLVP